A genome region from Arthrobacter sp. SLBN-100 includes the following:
- a CDS encoding branched-chain amino acid ABC transporter permease, which yields MSMTDGPTPLETAAAKQAAVDREASVSSPGRSVTPRGRRGGKAGALSERWNALSRQQQWAFLIVVVVLAYLLPLLNPPIITTEPGNNFALACFDMARFALVAVGLNVVVGYAGLLDLGYVAFFAVGSYCAAMLTSPDSPFLHIPYLWTIPVAMAVTMFFGVVLGVPTLRLRGDYLAIVTLGFGEIVRILATIIPAMKGQVGFQNVGHPPGTAADGSPIFSNSNGVPWYWLTLTIIIIITLLVGNLERSRVGRAWIAIREDEDAAEIMGVPTFKYKVWAFAIGAAVGGLSGALFAGQVGFVNNQKFDVTTSILFLAAVVLGGAGNKVGAILGGALVSYIPLRFTAIAEYKYLIFGIALVLIMIFRSQGLLPARQRLLAYGRTALNKASGKDGKGPTAGGSRPSSTATPTGAQREAEA from the coding sequence ATGAGCATGACTGACGGGCCCACGCCTCTTGAAACGGCGGCGGCCAAGCAGGCTGCCGTGGACCGTGAGGCCTCGGTATCGAGCCCGGGGAGAAGTGTCACACCGCGGGGCCGCCGCGGAGGCAAGGCTGGAGCGCTGTCTGAGCGCTGGAATGCGCTCTCGCGCCAGCAACAGTGGGCTTTCCTCATCGTGGTTGTGGTGCTGGCTTACCTTTTGCCATTGTTGAATCCGCCTATCATCACCACCGAACCAGGCAACAACTTTGCCCTGGCCTGCTTCGACATGGCGCGGTTCGCGCTGGTCGCTGTTGGACTGAACGTGGTGGTTGGATACGCAGGCCTGCTGGACCTGGGGTATGTGGCCTTCTTTGCAGTGGGCTCGTACTGTGCGGCGATGCTCACCAGCCCGGACTCGCCGTTCCTGCACATTCCGTACCTCTGGACCATCCCTGTGGCCATGGCGGTGACGATGTTTTTCGGCGTGGTGCTCGGCGTGCCGACACTCCGGCTGCGCGGTGATTACCTTGCCATCGTGACCCTCGGTTTCGGCGAAATCGTGCGGATCCTTGCCACAATTATCCCCGCAATGAAGGGCCAGGTGGGGTTCCAGAACGTGGGGCATCCGCCGGGGACAGCGGCGGACGGGTCTCCAATCTTTTCCAATTCCAATGGTGTGCCCTGGTATTGGCTGACCCTGACCATCATCATCATCATCACGCTCCTGGTGGGCAACCTCGAGCGGAGCCGCGTGGGACGGGCCTGGATTGCCATCCGGGAGGACGAGGACGCGGCTGAAATAATGGGCGTGCCGACCTTCAAATACAAGGTGTGGGCCTTCGCTATCGGCGCCGCCGTGGGCGGCCTTTCCGGCGCTTTGTTTGCGGGCCAGGTCGGATTTGTGAACAACCAAAAATTCGATGTCACCACTTCCATCCTTTTCCTTGCCGCCGTTGTACTGGGCGGGGCAGGCAACAAGGTGGGCGCCATCCTGGGCGGGGCACTGGTGAGCTATATCCCGTTGAGGTTCACGGCCATCGCCGAGTATAAGTACCTGATCTTCGGCATCGCGCTGGTGCTCATCATGATCTTCCGGTCGCAGGGCCTGCTGCCTGCCCGTCAACGGTTGCTCGCGTACGGTAGAACTGCCTTGAACAAGGCTTCGGGGAAAGACGGTAAGGGTCCGACGGCGGGCGGCAGCCGCCCTTCCAGCACCGCCACACCCACGGGCGCACAGAGAGAAGCGGAAGCATGA